In the Candidatus Zixiibacteriota bacterium genome, one interval contains:
- a CDS encoding segregation/condensation protein A, translating to MNMTTSQLPQDYRVDLPVFSGPLDLLLYLIKKEEVDIYDIPLARVTSQYLKYMELIQELNLDVAGEFVLMAATLIRAKARLLLPRDENDPEEIDPREELIMALVEYRKYREASEILREKALLEERNYVPPSPVGKIETKVDLSPGTSLFELLTAFREVLEAKRDEAFHSVDAEEISIEDRITVIMGMLKQQEFATFPELFSDVPRRIVAIVTFIALLELVRVHRVSIYQSVSFGEMRVYRGKEFEAPRRSMDIIDFTQSQPQMVSN from the coding sequence ATGAACATGACCACCAGCCAATTGCCTCAGGATTACCGGGTTGACCTGCCTGTTTTCAGCGGACCTCTTGATCTACTCTTGTATCTGATCAAGAAAGAGGAAGTCGATATCTATGACATTCCTCTGGCGCGCGTAACGAGCCAGTACTTGAAGTATATGGAACTGATACAAGAACTGAATCTTGATGTCGCCGGTGAGTTCGTTTTGATGGCGGCCACTTTGATCCGAGCCAAGGCGCGACTACTTTTACCTCGTGACGAAAACGATCCGGAGGAGATCGATCCTCGCGAAGAGCTCATCATGGCTCTGGTTGAGTATCGCAAGTATCGGGAAGCGAGCGAGATTCTGCGCGAGAAGGCGCTTCTTGAGGAACGCAACTATGTGCCGCCCTCGCCGGTAGGCAAGATTGAAACCAAGGTTGACCTGTCGCCAGGAACGTCATTGTTCGAATTGCTGACCGCTTTCAGGGAAGTCCTGGAGGCAAAGCGCGATGAAGCATTTCACAGTGTCGATGCCGAGGAGATCTCTATTGAAGACCGGATCACGGTTATCATGGGAATGCTCAAGCAACAAGAGTTCGCTACCTTCCCCGAACTGTTTTCTGACGTTCCCCGTCGCATTGTAGCTATCGTGACATTCATAGCTCTACTGGAACTGGTTCGTGTTCACCGCGTCTCAATTTATCAATCGGTGTCATTTGGTGAGATGCGGGTTTACCGGGGCAAGGAATTCGAGGCTCCCCGCAGATCAATGGACATCATCGATTTTACCCAATCCCAACCACAAATGGTGAGTAACTGA
- a CDS encoding pentapeptide repeat-containing protein, with translation MTSELSDKEKSDLKDIRKFNAEIGQRGWHVEDKLIEELDISGIVLNQSSLRAIEFSNVTSRGARITGSELKGVKFASGDFSNSQFADVHFIECEFGGVSFERSTFDNCSFVDCKSVRARMSDAAFRGCSFDNCSDESGVFSRVEFINTRILKPDWRNTSLYHARFDSTEITNGKLELVVFGNANIDDLSISESSIISCSFGESNIRKLQFDKCESRSASFGKANIQQLIFVGCNGFNGLNIINSDCQMVTIENCENMSEPKIFISRVDSLSISNCSIAYLYCVDSEFRSGGQINGCKISGANFQGAKMTGIAISDSEFSDYLVISNAIIKNLSLTGVTYMSGIEVDSQNVNYIESDRFAPL, from the coding sequence ATGACTTCAGAATTGAGTGACAAGGAGAAGAGCGATCTCAAGGATATTAGAAAATTCAATGCTGAGATCGGTCAACGGGGATGGCATGTCGAGGATAAACTCATTGAAGAACTGGACATTTCAGGCATTGTATTGAATCAGTCGTCTCTACGGGCTATTGAATTCAGCAATGTCACATCCAGGGGTGCCAGAATCACCGGGTCGGAGCTCAAGGGGGTCAAATTCGCTTCCGGAGACTTCTCTAATTCACAGTTTGCAGATGTTCATTTCATTGAGTGCGAATTCGGAGGTGTATCGTTTGAGCGAAGCACATTCGACAACTGCTCTTTCGTAGACTGCAAAAGCGTTAGAGCAAGAATGAGCGATGCAGCCTTCAGAGGATGCTCATTTGACAATTGCTCTGATGAATCCGGTGTTTTCTCTCGGGTAGAATTCATTAACACCAGGATACTCAAACCGGACTGGCGCAACACAAGTCTCTATCATGCTAGATTCGACTCTACAGAGATTACAAACGGTAAATTGGAGCTGGTTGTCTTCGGAAATGCCAATATCGACGATTTGAGCATCTCCGAATCGAGTATCATCTCCTGCAGCTTTGGTGAAAGTAATATCAGAAAACTTCAGTTCGACAAATGCGAAAGCAGGAGCGCCTCATTTGGGAAGGCGAATATCCAGCAGCTGATATTTGTTGGGTGCAACGGATTCAATGGCCTAAACATCATTAATAGCGACTGCCAGATGGTGACGATTGAAAATTGTGAAAACATGTCAGAGCCCAAGATATTCATTTCCAGAGTAGATAGTCTCTCGATAAGTAATTGCAGTATTGCTTACCTCTACTGTGTAGATTCTGAATTTAGATCCGGGGGACAAATCAACGGCTGCAAGATATCGGGTGCTAACTTTCAGGGAGCGAAAATGACCGGCATCGCGATCAGCGACTCCGAATTCTCCGACTACCTGGTAATTTCAAATGCTATTATCAAGAATCTCTCGCTGACGGGTGTGACATATATGAGTGGCATTGAGGTTGACAGTCAAAACGTTAATTACATTGAGTCTGATAGATTTGCGCCTTTGTAA
- the scpB gene encoding SMC-Scp complex subunit ScpB, with the protein MENGYQQSVVEALILASPEPLPVRRIAGLIDDMTPSRVNKIVADLNNRYMQSGSCSRIREIAGGFQFYILPEFAGFVEELFARRRKMRLTRASLETLAITAYRQPVTKAEIEHIRGVASDGVLHNLLDKKMITIKGRAETVGRPLQYGTTDEFLKFFGLARLDDLPKMTEIEELIRAVEPQDQSQLSLDPDALDAETQQKLNVADGTFDPKSRRETEIAPISVKETSVEPSEEEISVEATSVEEETSEGITVDMIVTADSTS; encoded by the coding sequence ATGGAGAATGGATACCAGCAATCAGTAGTCGAGGCACTTATTCTGGCCTCACCGGAACCGCTACCGGTTCGGCGTATTGCCGGGCTGATTGACGACATGACCCCAAGCCGCGTTAACAAAATCGTGGCCGATCTTAACAATCGTTATATGCAATCCGGTAGTTGCTCTCGTATCCGGGAGATTGCCGGAGGCTTTCAGTTTTATATCCTGCCGGAGTTTGCCGGGTTTGTCGAGGAACTCTTTGCCCGTCGGCGTAAGATGCGTCTAACGCGGGCATCGCTTGAGACTCTGGCTATCACCGCCTACCGTCAGCCGGTGACCAAAGCGGAGATCGAGCACATTCGCGGGGTAGCGTCAGATGGCGTTCTGCACAATCTGCTCGACAAGAAAATGATAACTATCAAGGGTCGAGCCGAGACTGTAGGTCGTCCGCTTCAATACGGAACGACCGATGAGTTCTTGAAGTTTTTCGGATTGGCGCGGCTTGACGATCTGCCCAAGATGACGGAAATCGAGGAATTGATCAGGGCCGTCGAGCCGCAGGACCAGTCGCAGTTAAGTCTGGACCCCGACGCTCTCGATGCAGAAACACAGCAGAAGCTCAATGTAGCTGACGGAACTTTTGATCCGAAATCTCGGCGTGAGACTGAAATCGCTCCCATCTCGGTGAAAGAAACATCGGTTGAACCATCAGAGGAGGAGATCAGCGTCGAAGCGACATCTGTCGAGGAAGAGACGTCAGAAGGTATCACTGTCGATATGATTGTCACGGCCGATTCCACCTCCTGA
- a CDS encoding metallophosphoesterase, producing the protein MTLQGTTGRQHDVIFTIPAMIIYPSLLTPEVIVGTQSSSDIELLLLLRDGFELSQDNIDYQVKITNGLDPAKNFSLDPLSQLDGSVEISFHSIPLDENVLATDARFKGILDSQSLQMFRDSEWTQLFKISIRNTRLLSDGVNNLFWLYPHDQKWYEISPGSAPATGSGVPTHTLNRVESGRIISNEIQDEQIRHVLRNLNGPNIAERGEYCFRVTEDDIDHTEVDLMNPIQAYHPVIFYEQALEYLNIGHITDLHLAARQSVLSRCEARVIEYPFENAIPPSSESTPPSSEEPSETQSEAAESPPPAPAHDIYIVQSGDWLSKIASRYGMTWQELWHYDGGTGIPNSKRLRSGDPDLIYPGEEIVVPPSSPPGLGEDVPRLHVSPDSVAIVIHSGGASTGPQPVTIANIGGGTLNWNAVSADDWASISPTSGVTTPETPNSAFVDVNGEGMEPGTYYSEITVSSEEASNSPQQIGITLIVAEQELPLEDSPGIGSMLEVSTRIIKTLLDRIGGDPGIHALMLTGDLIDFVRMLYPDKTSRTVKQIWDQVALDDSYDSRYQDYVDNIALYSLIVYFYNRYQKPVFAVTGNHDAYALPYGISPRVAGVRANPGIPADHNLTIYEATLAFGETYAEVKEMFTFHYERLQWLYTVFSPFADFAAGFPRQTLIGVSWGDEEDILDFPGIDQGFGHLPRADDPVTDTQLELLNRAIEDQKNIIFTSHFTFVSYLESIPMNTAEEGDVEFQSGWDADDHDQGTFETNRQPLYEDHLVKRKSIQVVLTGHSHRRGFYTINRADYSGDDSVKTSYYDFSDYPALRATGRRLIPVVIVSDSAGPHPRLNKTGEFNGVGSDFSAGSKICFDSTGDVDRMEPVTGSVSPRIAVAIDYYDLLENNPTVGHHDRVIETFESDKFLIRDEHRGLIDYRFSVVIMQHIRILVNLEDIVIYVFAADGEWKKIPLQPEGLNHWIIPRGRDAQTFFNFVAGNNERSIFMSIKFNQRNALVSHYDFDSRWNFEIQIDSDTSGGGIFGTDTHKIYTIERDVDRAEIPDFEWRRRFEKYC; encoded by the coding sequence ATGACTCTGCAGGGTACAACTGGCAGACAGCACGATGTAATCTTTACCATTCCGGCCATGATAATCTATCCTTCACTACTTACACCGGAAGTAATAGTGGGAACGCAGAGTTCAAGCGACATAGAGCTACTGCTGCTTTTGCGTGACGGCTTTGAATTGTCTCAAGACAATATCGATTATCAGGTGAAGATCACCAATGGGCTCGACCCCGCTAAGAATTTCTCCCTTGATCCTCTTTCACAACTGGACGGTTCGGTTGAAATATCCTTCCACAGTATACCTTTGGACGAAAATGTTCTGGCCACAGATGCAAGATTCAAGGGTATACTCGACAGTCAGTCACTACAGATGTTTAGAGATTCCGAATGGACTCAGCTCTTCAAAATATCCATAAGGAATACGCGACTTCTATCCGATGGTGTCAACAATCTGTTTTGGCTTTATCCTCATGACCAGAAATGGTATGAAATATCCCCCGGAAGTGCTCCTGCTACCGGATCGGGTGTCCCGACTCATACGCTGAATCGCGTCGAGTCGGGGCGTATCATATCTAACGAAATCCAGGATGAGCAGATCAGGCACGTACTCAGGAATTTGAATGGACCCAATATCGCCGAGAGAGGCGAATATTGTTTTCGAGTGACTGAAGATGATATAGATCACACCGAAGTAGATTTGATGAATCCGATTCAGGCATATCATCCTGTGATCTTTTATGAGCAAGCTCTGGAATATCTGAACATTGGGCACATAACAGACCTACACCTTGCCGCAAGACAGAGCGTACTGTCGAGATGTGAGGCGAGGGTGATTGAATATCCATTCGAGAACGCCATACCACCGTCCTCCGAGAGTACACCTCCATCATCGGAGGAACCTTCCGAAACTCAGTCTGAAGCAGCAGAGTCTCCTCCTCCTGCTCCTGCCCATGACATATATATTGTTCAAAGTGGTGACTGGCTCTCCAAGATAGCATCGCGATATGGTATGACCTGGCAGGAACTGTGGCACTACGACGGCGGAACCGGTATTCCGAACTCGAAGCGCCTCAGGAGTGGGGACCCTGACTTGATTTATCCGGGCGAAGAGATTGTCGTACCGCCCTCTTCTCCACCGGGACTGGGCGAGGATGTCCCCCGATTGCATGTTTCTCCGGACTCAGTTGCAATCGTAATACATTCGGGTGGTGCCTCAACGGGACCACAGCCGGTAACTATAGCAAACATAGGCGGCGGGACTCTGAATTGGAATGCTGTTTCGGCTGATGATTGGGCCAGCATCAGTCCGACATCAGGTGTCACCACACCCGAAACGCCCAACTCGGCTTTCGTGGACGTCAATGGCGAGGGAATGGAGCCGGGCACTTACTATTCTGAGATCACCGTCTCATCTGAGGAGGCTTCTAACTCGCCTCAGCAGATTGGAATAACGCTTATCGTCGCCGAACAAGAGCTTCCACTGGAGGATTCCCCCGGAATAGGCTCGATGCTCGAAGTCTCTACACGCATTATAAAGACATTGCTGGACAGAATAGGAGGTGATCCCGGAATCCATGCTCTCATGCTGACGGGAGACCTCATAGATTTCGTGAGAATGCTCTATCCTGACAAGACGAGCAGGACGGTAAAGCAGATATGGGATCAGGTTGCACTCGATGACTCATATGATTCGCGGTATCAGGATTACGTTGACAATATTGCGCTCTATTCGTTGATAGTGTACTTCTACAACAGGTACCAGAAGCCCGTATTTGCTGTTACCGGGAATCACGATGCATATGCGCTACCATATGGTATTTCACCCCGAGTAGCCGGGGTACGTGCTAACCCCGGCATTCCGGCAGATCACAATTTGACGATCTACGAGGCAACACTTGCTTTCGGAGAGACTTATGCGGAAGTCAAGGAGATGTTTACATTCCATTACGAGAGGCTTCAGTGGTTGTATACAGTGTTTAGTCCTTTCGCAGATTTTGCCGCAGGATTTCCCAGGCAGACTCTTATCGGAGTGTCGTGGGGAGATGAAGAAGATATTCTCGATTTCCCGGGTATCGATCAGGGATTTGGTCATCTTCCAAGAGCAGATGATCCGGTGACTGATACTCAGCTTGAACTGCTGAATCGCGCTATCGAAGATCAGAAAAACATAATCTTCACAAGCCATTTCACGTTCGTTAGTTATCTTGAGAGTATTCCTATGAATACGGCTGAAGAAGGCGACGTAGAATTCCAATCAGGCTGGGATGCAGACGATCATGATCAGGGAACCTTTGAGACTAACAGGCAGCCTCTCTATGAAGACCATCTTGTTAAGCGCAAGAGCATTCAAGTTGTATTGACTGGACATTCGCATCGACGGGGCTTCTACACGATAAACCGTGCGGATTACAGCGGCGACGATTCCGTAAAGACGAGCTACTATGATTTTTCCGATTATCCGGCGCTTCGAGCTACCGGCAGGAGATTAATCCCTGTGGTGATAGTGTCAGATTCTGCCGGGCCACATCCGCGGCTCAACAAAACCGGCGAGTTCAATGGCGTGGGAAGTGATTTCTCGGCGGGTTCAAAGATTTGCTTCGACTCAACCGGCGACGTCGACAGGATGGAACCTGTAACAGGCTCTGTGAGCCCGAGAATCGCTGTCGCGATTGACTACTACGACTTACTCGAAAACAATCCGACAGTCGGCCATCATGATCGAGTCATTGAGACATTTGAATCCGACAAGTTCCTTATTCGGGACGAGCATCGCGGTTTGATCGATTACCGGTTCAGTGTAGTCATCATGCAGCATATTCGCATTCTGGTGAATCTGGAAGATATTGTGATCTATGTCTTCGCTGCCGATGGAGAGTGGAAGAAGATTCCATTGCAACCCGAAGGCTTGAACCATTGGATAATACCACGGGGAAGAGATGCTCAGACGTTCTTCAATTTTGTTGCCGGCAACAATGAGAGATCGATCTTTATGTCGATTAAATTCAATCAGAGAAATGCTCTTGTATCACATTATGATTTTGACAGCAGATGGAATTTCGAGATCCAAATAGACTCAGACACATCTGGTGGTGGGATCTTCGGTACAGACACTCACAAAATTTACACAATTGAAAGAGATGTGGATCGAGCAGAGATACCCGACTTCGAATGGAGACGGCGATTTGAAAAATACTGTTAG
- a CDS encoding rRNA pseudouridine synthase, with the protein MPSVRINKFLALCGVTSRRGADALIAQQRVVVNDCLVDKVGTIIDDECDVVKVDGTVVSPVREKVHVLLFKPREVVTTLDDPFHRRTVADYLRNLKVRVYPVGRLDYDTDGVLLLTNDGDLAHRLTHPRYEVPKVYEAQVRGYFEHDSAHLIGKGIPLEDGAIGRAKVRIGVRTDDTTRIRLTLTEGRKREVKQLCKAVGHRVLRLQRIKFAGLTVEGLQPGNWRHLSDDEVRQLKELVGL; encoded by the coding sequence ATGCCCTCAGTACGAATCAACAAGTTCCTTGCCCTGTGCGGTGTCACTTCGCGTCGTGGGGCTGATGCCCTTATAGCTCAACAGCGAGTAGTTGTCAACGATTGTCTGGTCGACAAGGTGGGCACGATTATTGACGACGAATGTGACGTAGTCAAGGTGGACGGAACTGTCGTGTCGCCGGTACGGGAGAAGGTACATGTTCTGTTGTTCAAGCCGCGCGAAGTAGTGACCACACTCGACGATCCGTTCCATCGCAGGACGGTGGCTGATTATCTTAGGAATCTTAAAGTTCGTGTTTATCCGGTCGGTCGTCTCGACTACGATACCGACGGTGTACTGTTGCTAACCAACGATGGCGATCTGGCTCATCGTCTGACCCACCCTCGATACGAGGTGCCCAAGGTGTATGAGGCGCAGGTACGGGGATATTTCGAGCACGACTCCGCCCATCTGATCGGTAAGGGCATCCCACTAGAAGATGGTGCCATAGGGAGAGCCAAAGTGCGTATAGGTGTTCGTACTGACGACACCACGCGGATCAGACTCACACTTACCGAAGGCCGCAAACGCGAAGTGAAGCAGCTCTGCAAGGCAGTCGGGCATCGAGTACTCAGACTACAGCGAATCAAGTTTGCCGGGTTGACCGTCGAGGGGCTTCAACCGGGTAACTGGCGCCATCTATCGGACGATGAGGTGCGGCAATTGAAAGAGCTGGTGGGGCTTTAG
- a CDS encoding right-handed parallel beta-helix repeat-containing protein, with translation MFKILIVYGISLLLVVQSAIAATLTVKRGSDLQSVINYARNGDTLLLAAKEFSSRPSPFEDSLCGNCPDPQTVVRASVGFVIRGKSLVIRGADRTGTKLITGAGYGLYIEDCPSLRISNLTITGGRRDPDGMATNAGIVVRRSQVEITEVNVRDNDHRLDTVVVGIGGIFGREGAELEIRNCTIENNGWDGIALYRGASAVITDCLIKDGRGAAIGVTWDATCTAYRNEVTGYWKGIGAFGTSWVIARNNLIHNNLGWGMIATGQAYMDMVNNVVYHNGNCGIAPWSTESRGRIVNNIVIENGWREQWVCPCVGVWNYGDWAKWDFRNNIVFNNVAGEYEAIWNQTGLNGNLNVDPLFVGDGDFHLQAGSPGLNAGDSLIYNIDGSASHIGLYGGPQAKQD, from the coding sequence ATGTTCAAGATACTCATAGTTTATGGAATCAGTCTGCTTCTGGTGGTGCAGTCTGCCATAGCCGCCACCCTAACCGTCAAGCGCGGGTCCGATCTTCAGTCCGTCATAAATTACGCCCGAAACGGGGACACCCTTCTCCTGGCGGCCAAGGAGTTCTCTTCGAGACCTTCACCATTTGAAGATTCTCTTTGTGGCAACTGCCCTGATCCACAGACGGTAGTCAGAGCCTCAGTCGGTTTCGTTATTCGCGGCAAATCACTGGTAATCCGCGGGGCTGACCGAACCGGTACGAAGCTGATAACCGGTGCAGGTTACGGGTTGTACATTGAAGACTGTCCATCGCTCAGGATTTCGAATCTAACCATAACCGGAGGTCGTCGTGATCCTGACGGTATGGCAACTAACGCCGGAATAGTTGTACGTCGTTCGCAAGTGGAAATCACCGAAGTCAATGTCCGCGACAACGATCACCGGCTCGACACCGTCGTAGTTGGAATCGGGGGCATATTCGGTCGCGAAGGAGCCGAGCTTGAGATTCGAAACTGCACGATCGAGAACAACGGGTGGGATGGCATAGCACTCTACCGGGGAGCATCGGCAGTGATTACTGACTGCCTGATCAAGGACGGCCGCGGAGCAGCAATCGGCGTGACATGGGATGCCACCTGCACCGCATATCGCAACGAAGTAACCGGCTATTGGAAAGGTATCGGTGCTTTTGGTACTTCGTGGGTTATTGCCCGCAACAACTTGATTCATAATAACCTGGGTTGGGGCATGATCGCCACCGGGCAAGCCTATATGGATATGGTCAACAACGTTGTGTACCACAACGGCAATTGCGGCATCGCTCCCTGGTCAACGGAAAGCAGGGGTCGCATAGTCAATAACATTGTGATTGAGAACGGTTGGCGGGAGCAGTGGGTCTGTCCTTGTGTCGGAGTCTGGAATTATGGCGATTGGGCCAAATGGGATTTTAGAAATAATATCGTCTTCAACAACGTGGCAGGCGAATATGAGGCTATCTGGAACCAGACCGGCCTAAACGGCAACTTGAATGTTGACCCCCTCTTCGTTGGAGATGGAGATTTTCATCTTCAAGCCGGATCTCCAGGACTGAACGCTGGTGACAGCCTGATTTACAACATCGACGGTTCAGCCTCACATATCGGGCTCTATGGCGGACCACAGGCCAAACAAGACTGA
- the trpS gene encoding tryptophan--tRNA ligase: MTDTNKNGRQVILSGMQPTGRLHIGNLEGALRNWVMLQQEYEMYCCIVDLHALTADYKEPGVLKDRIFQMTIDFLSAGLDPQQCAIFIQSEVPEHVELHWIFSTMITVPTLMRLPTYIEKKDTLDSYGFLGYPVLQAADICIYDADKVPVGKDQEKHIWLAGDLAKRFNHYYGPTLKEPEGLFRDIPLIPGSDNRKMSKSYDNHIPIDYSPEDTIKRIRGFYTDEKKLRKGDPGRPEQCPVFLLHRIYTQNAEEELAVPCRTGELGCVDCKMRLADNMNSALAPIRDKRAELEKTPDYVWDVLKDGRDRARIRTGGVMDRVRVAMKMNYRG; this comes from the coding sequence GTGACTGACACAAACAAAAATGGCCGCCAGGTTATCCTTTCCGGGATGCAACCGACCGGCAGACTCCATATCGGGAATCTTGAGGGCGCCCTGCGCAACTGGGTCATGTTGCAACAGGAATATGAGATGTACTGTTGTATCGTGGATCTGCACGCGTTGACGGCCGACTATAAGGAACCGGGAGTGCTGAAGGATCGGATTTTCCAGATGACCATTGATTTTCTATCTGCTGGTCTCGATCCGCAACAGTGCGCCATCTTCATCCAGTCGGAGGTACCCGAGCACGTCGAATTGCATTGGATATTCTCCACGATGATCACAGTACCTACACTGATGCGGCTGCCAACGTACATTGAGAAAAAGGACACGCTCGATTCGTATGGTTTTCTCGGGTATCCTGTTTTACAGGCGGCGGATATCTGTATCTATGACGCTGACAAAGTGCCGGTCGGTAAGGATCAGGAGAAACATATTTGGCTCGCCGGCGATTTGGCAAAGCGGTTCAACCACTACTATGGTCCGACGCTGAAAGAACCGGAAGGGTTGTTTAGAGACATTCCGCTAATTCCCGGGTCTGATAACCGCAAGATGTCAAAGTCCTATGACAACCACATTCCGATAGATTACTCGCCGGAAGACACTATCAAGCGTATTCGCGGTTTCTATACTGATGAGAAGAAACTACGAAAAGGGGACCCGGGTCGACCAGAACAATGCCCGGTGTTCCTGCTGCATCGCATCTATACTCAAAACGCCGAAGAAGAACTGGCAGTTCCATGCCGGACGGGTGAACTTGGATGTGTCGATTGCAAGATGCGCCTCGCAGATAATATGAACAGCGCCCTGGCGCCAATACGTGACAAACGTGCCGAACTGGAGAAAACTCCGGACTACGTCTGGGATGTACTCAAGGATGGCCGCGACCGCGCCAGGATTCGAACTGGAGGCGTGATGGACCGAGTGCGTGTGGCTATGAAGATGAACTACCGAGGATGA